In Labrys monachus, the genomic stretch GCCGCACGACCGAAAGCGCCGAAGCGGCGAGCGAACTGGTCATCGCCGCCAACCGCGTCAACACCCTGGTTCGCATCCATCGGCATCTTCACACGCTGGATCATACCGAAACTGTCGAGTTCAAGCCATTCCTCGAAAAGCTCTGCCAGGATCTGTTCGGCTTGGTGTCTGCTCAGTTTCCGGAGCGGTCACTCGCGCTCGATGCGGCAGAACTGAGAATTCCGACTGCCAAGGCCATCCCGCTCGCCTTCGTCGCCAGCGAATTGATCACCAATTCGATCAAGCATGCGAAGGGCAGGATCGCGGTCAGCCTGCAGGCCAGTGCGGGCAAGGGGTGTGCGCTCTGCGTTTCCGATGACGGTCCGGGCCTGCCCCCGGGCTTCGATCCCGCCACCGCAAGGGGGCTCGGGATGAAGCTGATTTCCGCGTTCACCAGACAGCTCGGCGGCGAACTCCAGTTCGGCAGGGGAGATCGCGACCGGGGGGCACGCCTTACCGTGCTGTTCCAGCCGGAAGACGTCCAATCATGAACCGCAACGTTCTCTACATGGCGATCGCCGCGCTCGTCGTCGTCGGCGCGGTGCTGGGCTATCAGCTCTACCGGGAGCGCCAGGCGGCGAACGGCGTCGAAATCAGTGTCGGCAAAGACGGAATATCGATCGAGACGAAGTAGTTCGGGAATTCAGCAACGCACATCGGACAGCCTCGGCAATGGGTCGAGGGCTGCACAGGGAGATCAGTCATGTCGGTCGGCCTCATCCTCGTCATCCTCCTCGTCATCTTCCTGCTGGGCGGCTTCAGCGGCCGTTTCGGCGGCTACGGCTATGGTTTCGGCAATGGCGGCGTCGGGGTGATCGGCACCATCCTGATCATCGTCCTCATTCTGATGCTGCTCGGGCGTATTTGACCACGGGTGCGATGCCGGATGAGCCCCATGCGCCTTCACAAGGAGAACCATCTCGTCGGCCGCATCGGGTGGCTGAGGGCGGCCGTGCTGGGGGCCAATGACGGCATCATCTCGACTGCGAGCCTGATCGTGGGTGTGGCGGCGGCGGCCACGGCGCGGCACGAGGTGCTGATCGCCGGGGTGGCCGGGCTGGTGGCCGGCGCCATGTCGATGGCCGCCGGCGAATATGTGTCGGTCAGCTCGCAATCCGATACGGAACGGGCCGACCTCGCGCGCGAACGCAAGGAACTCAGCGACAATCCCGCGTTCGAACGCGATGAACTCGCCGACATCTATGTCAAACGC encodes the following:
- a CDS encoding DUF3309 family protein; this translates as MSVGLILVILLVIFLLGGFSGRFGGYGYGFGNGGVGVIGTILIIVLILMLLGRI
- a CDS encoding sensor histidine kinase, yielding MVVSNLAYAVIATADTPFHRTDKGAGPIRPAIALCEHEPAMRGVTGDRLEASIGRDSAVLLQKTDPAERNDILAREAEHRLLNGLQLMTSLLSMQSRTTESAEAASELVIAANRVNTLVRIHRHLHTLDHTETVEFKPFLEKLCQDLFGLVSAQFPERSLALDAAELRIPTAKAIPLAFVASELITNSIKHAKGRIAVSLQASAGKGCALCVSDDGPGLPPGFDPATARGLGMKLISAFTRQLGGELQFGRGDRDRGARLTVLFQPEDVQS